The Pleuronectes platessa chromosome 22, fPlePla1.1, whole genome shotgun sequence region GAGGAAGGGAAGCTCCTCGCCACAGccctgcagcttcaggacccgGCTGCTCAGGTCCAAGCAGCACTGAGAGAGGAAACATCATTTTTACACTGTGACAACTGAAGTTAATTATCTCCTGTGTACATTGCAGACTGGAAATACAAGTGGACGAGTTAAAGCTGAGTGCAGGAGCTTCGTATTAATATGTTTATCGTACATTACAACATCCTTTAGGGCTAATTTACCCAATGAGCACTCAGGTTAATTTCTTAACCTCCACTCGACTCCCTCTAATTGACATCAGCATATGCAACACTGGAACTGCAGAGAGCAGTAACTTCCGATTGTCTCTTCAGGGGATTTAAATTGCATTTCTCACACGTGCAGATTGGAAATTTGTCGTCACGGGATGTCCTCATTTCAATCTTCTCTGGGTTCTACCTGCACAGCTGGCTGCAGATGGAAGGTAACACTCCCCAGCCTTAGATAACCCCATCTTACAGAACATCTATTTCTAAGAGTTTGTACTTTCCCAGGCCATGTGTATATTCTGGAGTCGGTCTTTTCTTGAACGTACCACAACCCACGTCATAAAGACAACATATTAGCAAAGCAAATGAGAAACTTACTTTGAGTTCCAGCAGAGTCTGAAGACCGAGGCACAGCTCGAACGCCTCGTCCTCTGGAAGCGGGGGAAAGAAGAAAGATTAGAGCAGAGGCTGAGGAACgaaagaaagaaactgaatCACTCTGGCTCCCGTTCATCAACACCCTCCGTGGCAACATGCATACATTAGCCTGGAAACCAGGTTAAACCAACCACACAACCAAATGATTCCCTCTTGCACTAACAAGCCCTGATAAGCACATGTACGTGCGAGGACTTGTATGAGCTCTGCAGTGTCACATTTAGAGTTTCAGAGCCGGGTTGAGAATTAAATATGCACGAAGGAGTCGGGCGCCGGGTTTACACGTTGAATTAAAGTCATTACTCACTGGTGAGGAGATTAAGGAGAAGGTCCGGACACAAAGTGCAACATTAATAATCACGTGTGTGATCTTGTTTGGTCTTTGTGAGCAGAACACGTCCTCTGAGGTGTCAGGAGGAATATTCACCAAAGGACTATTGGACGTTGAAGCCGAGTTCGATGAAAACTTTAATATGATATTCTCATGAAACTATGTTAGTATAATAAATAGAAACATTGGGGCAAAGAGCTTGGATCTGGATAATCAAAGTGGGTGTGTCTCAAGTTACACAAAGATACAGGACGTTCATGATTATCGACAGTCGGAGCAAAGAGAGTAAGAAAAGACATTTAGGATGTTGTTAAGCAGTTATTGTGTTTAGTAACACAACTGAAAGACGCTCCTGGCATCAACGAAGCTGTTACAACATACAGGAGCTGTTGTGATTGGACGTTAGATTCCAGACCTGATTTATTATCCAATCAGGCTCTGACTtctctcccactgctgctgctgctgcgctgcCTTCATGGTTCTTACTGGGCAAATCAAGTCTGATTTACAGACACATCTctaatctttaatctttaaagtgtttgcttttttttgtctagacaagaaaaacagaaaactaaaTCGTGTGAACCTCAAAATCAAGTAAgaataacatttaaaagaaaaacagtgatCAGTCAGTTGAAGGAAAGTGGCCTTAAAAGGAAATCAGCAACTTTCTCTTTTTACCCGAGACAAaaataaactctggttttcacatcCAGAGAAGGAAAGTGATGCAAAGAGACTCAGATAAAACAAATTCCTGCTCATGCTTTGGATTTTTAGAGTTTACAACAGTTTATCTGCGTTTTTAGACAAGTTCCTGAATCGATTTTATGACATAAAAATCAAATTGGCAAATGGTTTGTTTTGTGGTGACAGTCGAGTGTTCGTGACTTGTGATCTCTTTCTGTACCAGGAGCTCTTTCCCTGGAAGGTCGACCTGGTTTgaccttttcttttatttgttttatttattgctaATTTCTGCCGGGAAGAGAACACACGTAGCGTGAGGTGCAGAGACGAATCCCATTTAATTAAATCTCTGCAGAAGTAATATTCACACTCTGCAGGCACTGCTAGAACTCAACTTATATTTGTGCTTTTAAAGTGAACAACTCAACAACTATGTGATGGATTGCCTTGAAATTGGGTTTAAATATCCAAATGTGCCCATAGGATGAATCCCCATGACTTGGATGATCTCCTGATTTAATTATAGCGCCACCAGCAGGTCACAGTTTTCACTTACAGAGTGAAATGTCTTGTAAATGGATTGGAGCTAGATTTAGTCCACGTGCTCATGGCTGCCAGACGAGAAATACTTCTTGATTCTGAGAATCGGTGCCTCATCACTCGGTCCTGATTTAATTTATCCAGAACTCACTTAAGACCTAAAACCTGTGAAAGTAAATGAATCATTCCTCCCAGTGTGATCTTATATTCTCACCTTTGACGTAAGCTGAGCACTGGAGCGTCTGTCGgccgagctgcagctgcagacccGTCACTGAGCCGTCCTGAACGGGCACCAACCTgataacacacagaaaacaatatATTCAATCGTTCTCATACTTCTTggtttcttttcatttgattaGATTCAATATTTCCCAGAAaatataaagtcgctcttctcAATCCCTTTGTCCTTTGTGCCGCTGAGAATTGATTAGCCCTGATTCTGAAGACTATAATTGCAGCTTCTGCTATTCACCTTTTTCCGTTAGAGCTGATCTGAAATTAGGGGCGAGAACATAATGTCTCAATCCTTTTCACACCCTGATCTGACGACGGAGCTTTAATAGGCTTTTAAAATGTCTCTTCTTAGAGATGAAGGTGAATTCAGGTCTTTAAGCgtctgggggaaaaaacatcaaataaaagtCTATAAGCTCCAACTTCTCCTCAAACATTTCTTTaatccatttgtttttctgtttaatgGTCTTGTTTTTAAACTCTGGTCCAACATATTAATAGATAATAGCTTCTAGCaggttatgtgtgtgttggccATAGAAGGTGTTTCTTACCCCAGCCTCTggcagcaggaggtggagatgtGGTTGTGTTGAATGCCGGTGTTGATGGATGCGTTGACTTCGCTCTCGCAGCACTGtgggggagacagaggggatTTCGGTGTCACGGGGGGGGGGTTTTCCACTTCGGTCTGGCACCACCGCACGTGTGGAAACCATCATTCACTTACTGCACACCAACACAACACTGGGGAGCCGTTAAAAACCACtgatctctttttctttttgaattaATCCACTTTGTGAAACTGCCAATCCCCCAAAAAACGGTCCAATTCAACGTTTAATCAACTTTAcgccaacaaaacaaaactcccATTGGCACTCGGCTCTCGTCTTCAAGTCAAATGTTATTTCTGTATTGATTCTGCCCTGGAGGTTTGAATCAGTCGATGCTGCAGGTGTTTGTTTGAGCAGCACAACATTTAATATTCCAGTTAAAAATAAACCAGCGAAGGGTTTTCCATCGCCGATCACGGGTTGTTTAACGGGATTGTTTCTGCTGATGTGTCAAGTTCGTGTTGCTGACTCCGTTTCCCAACAGGATTCACTCGTTGCTTTAGTGCACTTTGATTTCTCACAGTTAATGATCTTGCAGGCATCAGCTAAATGTGAGATGTCAGCCGTGTGAGTCATGCTGTACGTCCACATTCAACTCGCAAGTCAAACTCACTGGAGAGAGAAATGCACATGTGATCTGATTTATGATATAATCCCTCCTGCAGTGTGACTCATGTCTTTAAAGTGGCTATCATCAACATTTTAGCATCTTGcagctctttgtttttgttttcaaacctGCAGCTTTACTGTTGTTGGTTcaatctctgtgtctgtgcagcatCATGTCTGTGCATGAGCTGAATGTGAAGCCAGGAGACAGTTAGCACATCTTATCTTAGAGGACAGAAGCAGGGAAACAACCTCCTTGTCTCTGTCTATAGTTTATTATTCCAATCTAAGCCCAAAGCTCGCCGCAAGTGTTCCATATCTCAAGAACAGACATCAAACTCTAAACTATAAAAAAAgcaaatacatgtttttcttatttcttaaCTTTCTCCGGGGACTCAAGTTAGATTATTACAGTTGAAATGCCAACAGGCTGTTTGTCCTAGTTTAAACTGAcatgtctcttcttcttcttctgctgcgtCGGCCGGCTGCTCTGCTGCCGCCGGGCGCTTCACGTCACAAAGACGCGGCTCAGCCTCTGTGCAGCAGATCtgcagtgcatcatgggaacTCGTGTCTGCAGCCGTCTCTCTTATCAGCCTCCTCTAAGCTGACGTCAGGCGACATGTACACAAGCAAGAAGCATGTTTGTGGGGAAATAAATGTAGGAAGCATGAGGAATGTATGCAGAACATATGGCCGCTCTGCATGTGAGATAAGCAGCTCGCACagaccctcccccccccccccccccccccactgtcaaCTGCCTCTTAGAACATGCAGGGATTTTTCCACTGTTGAATAAATCTACAGCTACTTTAAAGTCTTTTATTGCTAAGTACTGTCGGATAAACTACAACCACAGCAGCACCAACGCTCTACAGTTTAAATTATATACTTGGGGATATGGAAATGTTACAGTATTTGCTTCTCAATtagttatttaaatttttaGATCATATATAACATAGTTGACTGGTATATAGGTTCAAAACTGTTGGTCAGGCAAAGTGAGGCGTTTGAATGAAAGAGGTGATGTGAGGTTTCCAGAATTGACCGatattttataaattatttataaatcgATGGTCATGAATCCTCGGCCGCTGCAGAGTAAATAGGTATAAGTCGGATTCAGTGGACTTATGAATTACATAAATACACTGAAGCCTCAAAATCACACAGGAATGTTTAAAGGActaatatttatgtgtgtgttcataggATCTAGCGaatttaacatatttataaaaatacttCGGATTATAATCGAGGAGTTATCACACAAACTCTTTTTGTTCAAATCAGACTTGACGTCTACTGTATATCTTTCTCTGTCGTGCCATCGCCCTAATAAATCCATATCTTGACCTGAGGGTCTTTCCCCCCCGTTTGGAACTGAAGCACCAACAGTTTCCCTGAGCCTTGTTTTGATCCTCAGCCTCTGTGCAGAGCGAGCTGAGCTCTCTTTGTCCTCACAGGCACTCGGGCTTATCAGCAGGCCCACAAACCTGCTCCTTTGTCTCAGTccctgcggtgcacaaaaaataaaaagaatctctctctctctctctgttcgtGAAGTTTAAAAATAGCAGCCGAATGAGTAACTGAGGAACACTTTGCATTTAACAAGTTGATGATAAAACCGAGTAATGTACAATGAGTAataggcggggggggggggggggggggctgaatcTACTAGAAACATGGACCATGTTCATTTTAGAGACACTCAGTATTCATAGAGGTGGTGGAGGGATTATTGGTGGTTCAGGAAAACGTGACCATATAACACGAATCCTGGTTTCACTGCCCTGGCTGGTCCTTCCTGCCATCAGATTCTGTGGAAGGTCCTGATTGGTGGAGGATGTGCGTCGAAGGGACCTTTATCTAAATGAAAACTTCAAATGATGAGTTATATGAGCAGAGCGCTGCAGGTTCTGTCTCGTCTCTTGTTTTCAGCACATTTCACACGACACAGTACCTTGCACTGAACAACCAGAGCTGTGAGGAGGGTCGACCTCTCCGTGACCTCGCCCTTCTCGGCCCCGGGCCTGGCTCCGGCCTCGCTGctgtcgtcctcctcgtccGACCGGAGgctcctctcgctctcctccagggactccctctcctccgtgGAGTCGTCGGCCGTGCTCTCGCTCTTCTCCTCGGCGTCGGCGGGCCCGTCCTTGCTGTCGGCCAGCGGGGAGCGGATCCTGCCGCTGGTGTCCCGGGCCTCGCCTCGGAGCCGGGTGATGTTTCCCTCCATCAGGCGGCGCTGCACGATGCTGTGAGGTtgctgaggaggagagacaatAAAACAGATGTGAGGTCATCTCAGGGTCGTGTGCCGGAGTTCAGCGATGGCGAGGAAACAGATGCCGGTCGTGTCTGTGTTTGGTTAAGACTGATATTGATCACAATAATTCACTTAGGATGCTAGtgcagttgtttttgttatttttctacgaataaatgacaaaaatctGATCGTTAAAAGGTCACAAACTTTGACCTAAGTGTAGGAAAACTGAATCTCAGGGTTGAAACAAGACGTTTGAAAACCAGCTTGACCAGTTCATCTGATGTCTGATTGATCAAATGACTAAACATCGATCAAATGATAATCAGAAGATTATTCCTATAATGCAAATTATATGTAGGTGCAGCTGTACTCATAGTCTTGGCCTTCAACTGTCATTGAATAGAGTCACTATGTGTTGAAGGACAGGGAGCTGCTGTCCTGGTGTaaagataaatatttaaagttatATTATCCTGACAGACTGTTGCAGATAACAAGCGACGCACTGTGATCTCAGTTTCATTTaatgaagcaaagaaaaaaacagatttatggGTCACAGTGTAAGAAAAATGTCAGCTTAACTCTTTTGGGGCTTGAGATAATCTTCACAGTCAGAAAATGATCACCACAGAGACGAGGGGAGGAATTAAAAAATGCTGCTCTGATCCAATAGGAGCCAAACGACACTGTTAAGATCATAAACTGAAGGGAAATATTGTCTTTTCATTCAAAATCAGCCAACGGATGCATTTGCTCTGATAAATCAGGGATTTAAAGACTAGTATTGAGTCTATAAGCAAGAATTGTGTCTGTTTACTGCCTCTGTTTATTGAATGAACAGTATAAACACGGGATGTAGTTGATAAAGTAGGTGTCGGATGAATTAGGTCTGTTTTCTGCTCAATGAAGCAGAAGCATCAGCTGCTGATGTGTGAGCGATGCAGTTTGTAGCAGGAAAGCTGTGACATAAGGATTCATATAGATACAAATAATCTGTGTAGATATTCTGTCAAAGCATAGATAGAGTCAGGAATGAGATAATCTGTGTTTCTTAAATGACAGTAAATGATTTTATCTCACAGATTTTTATACTAGTAATGATTCTCCTCACGGTGCATGTGCAGATTCTTCAGGCTGGAGGATTTACAGTCTGGcacctttatttaaaaaaatctaacgCTGGGCTTTAGTGTAAatccagcccacacacacacacacacagacacacacactcacacacacacacacacacacacacacacacacacaactaaatgTATTAACACTTTACAGCATCACTTGTGTAAGATTGTGTAAACACTTCTAGAAAAGTTATAGGAGCGAATTTTAACACGCTATATTTTAACTGTAGAATTTAACAAAAAACAATTCTCAGAATGTGTTAAGCAGCAGTTGACTTAGAACAcaaagctttttaaaaacacacagatttgACAAAGTTTTTTTACAGCTAAAGAAATATAGTTTTTTAACAATATTGTCTAATATTCACGATATTCATCTAATGGTAGCTTGTTGTTATTGCTGTTTCAGAACAACATGTGGCCGGTGGATGTAGTGGCTGTTCTCTCTGGACCATATAACACAGCAAATTATATTGAGGCTGCCTGTTCCTCCCTAATCACATTGCTGCTCCACCAGAGCCTGGATCTGACAGCACAGTTTGAAAAGAGCAGGTTCACTGCATCGATACAACACACAAAGCATGTGCTTTCCTCTCAAGGTTCCATCAAACACAGCTATCACCAGGATGTAGAGAGATATTTAACAAACATGTATCACGAGACTCGTAGATTTTGCCATCTCAGTAAACTGCCTGTACTTCAGTGccggtctgaaagcagctcgcGACTCATCTCGCAGCAGTTGTGTCTTCACCAAATTAAATGTAACCCTCTCCTCTGAGGCACTGGGACCACTAGCTGGATGTTTTACCGGCTCAACTCTGGCATCCAAAGGGCTGTAAAGCCCCAGTTTAAGTATCCTGAGGGCGAATGCCAGTCTCATAAAGGGACAATCCCATCTGCCCACCTGTTGCTTTCTTAATACGATCAACAGGCTGCCTGCGCCTGCAGCCGGACACGTTTTATAGAAATTGGTTTGTCCACCTACTTCACGTTGTTCCCGGCTGCAGAGAACAAACCTTGAGGCGTAGCTGATGAAGCTACTGTTGTTGTAAGTGAAGGCTCAGACTGGAGAGCTCTTTCCTGGTGATTCTGTGCCGTGTGTATCATTTCTTCGAGTGTGATATTGTAGCTGAATTGAGATATTTCTGAGCGCTCTGGacgtgtgatttgtttttagcGTATATATAGTTGTGTGGATGGAGCTAAAGATAACGGCTGATTCCAAATTGCAACCCTCTGCTGTCTACACGAACCAGTTCCATCCAGCAGTCGCCATCGTCTACCTACGACCCCCATTAAGCTCAAGAGATTGAAAACAACATCCACCCCTTTGCGATTCTGTTGCCTGTGTAGTTTTAGTTTGGTGCTTTCCACACTACTGCTCATTAAATGATCTTCTGCTCTATTAACCACACGACAGCGATGCTAGATTCTGCTGATAGAAATATATTCCTGGCTGGAATGAGAATGAAGAGGATTTCACGGACGGGGGAAgcaagacgaggaggaggaggaggagggaggaggaggaggagacaaataaatatggtgagagaagaataaataaagcaaaaaagGCATCAGCGCCCGAGAGACCTGGGATCCATAACCTCACAACAGTGGTTGTAATAATATCTCCTCATGCCTGGTCATGTCTTCGGTGTCTGTGGCCTTGCTCTGTGGTATCTGCCATTATGTTTGAATGGCACCTGGTATTACTCATCCATCTGAGGATCTGAAGCTCCATCCGACACCTCCACAGGTTCTCAGGAAGTCAAGGAGCCTGGCAGGTCAACAAGTCTTTCTTTGCTTTTTGGAAAAGAGTAAAAAAGAGGATTTAGGTTTTGAGATTTCTGTGAATTGGTcacaggcctctctctctctatctctctctctctctctctttctctctctctctgtcgtccAGTCTTCTTTTGGCTGCAAAACAACAGCACTTCAAACCACAGTAATCACCCCCCCCGTGTCACTGGGTTCGATTGAGCCCATTTGTTCCCCCCCGAGCTCCAGCTGTGGCAGAGTAGTGCTTAGCTGAGTTATAAACAGACTGATGAtggcctcttcctctctcctcttctcatccctccttctcttctcatcGCTATAGTCCTTTTCCGTCCTTTATCGTGTCTCTTTAGTtctttaatttttctttttccctgcgTTTCTTCACATTGTTTTCTTCCATTCTCtctcattttgtttatttccttACCCTCATGTCTTTTCTCATCTTTCCTtgtcttcttttcctctcaccacatcttttcctctcctcatccctctttCCTTTTTGCCTCATCCTTTATATCCAA contains the following coding sequences:
- the nrip2 gene encoding nuclear receptor-interacting protein 2 isoform X1; this translates as MSEAKKGELAIRDKAILHQQRRLKQATQFSHKDSADLLPLDGLKRLGTTKDLQPHSIVQRRLMEGNITRLRGEARDTSGRIRSPLADSKDGPADAEEKSESTADDSTEERESLEESERSLRSDEEDDSSEAGARPGAEKGEVTERSTLLTALVVQCKCCESEVNASINTGIQHNHISTSCCQRLGLVPVQDGSVTGLQLQLGRQTLQCSAYVKEDEAFELCLGLQTLLELKVSFSFALLICCLYDVGCGTFKKRPTPEYTHGLGKYKLLEIDVL
- the nrip2 gene encoding nuclear receptor-interacting protein 2 isoform X2, whose protein sequence is MSEAKKGELAIRDKAILHQQRRLKQATQFSHKDSADLLPLDGLKRLGTTKDLQPHSIVQRRLMEGNITRLRGEARDTSGRIRSPLADSKDGPADAEEKSESTADDSTEERESLEESERSLRSDEEDDSSEAGARPGAEKGEVTERSTLLTALVVQCKCCESEVNASINTGIQHNHISTSCCQRLGLVPVQDGSVTGLQLQLGRQTLQCSAYVKEDEAFELCLGLQTLLELKCCLDLSSRVLKLQGCGEELPFLDPSIDSQCQHDTNENL